Within Stella humosa, the genomic segment GTCGGTATCGCGCAGCAGGACGAACCAGGCGATGGCATCTTCTTCGATCGCTTCGGCTGGGGATTGCGGCACGGCCATATCCATGTGACGTGGCGGCGAGCCCGAACCATTACCCGTCATGCGTTCATTCATGGTCCCGCCGATAGGCGTCGAGCCGCCGCTTGCAGTGGGCCAGCGACCGGGCCATGTGCACCATGACGGTGTTCTTAGCGATGCCCAGGCGCCCGGCGATCTCGTCGTAGCTGAGCCCCTCGAACTTGTGCAGGACGAACACCTCGCGTCCGCGCGGCGGCAAGTCGTCGACCGCCCGCTGCAGCACGGCCAGCGCTTCACGGGACAGCAGCGCCGCATCGGCCGATGGCGCAAGGTCGGGCGGCTCGGGCTGATCGTCCAATGGCAGGGCACTGGAAGCCCCATCGACCTCACGCCGATGCCGGTCGATGGCGAGGTTGGTCGCGATCCGGAAAAGATAGGCTTCGCGCGATTGGATGCCTTCGGCCGGGCCCGCCTGGATCAGGCGCAGGAAAGCATCCTGCGTCAGGTCGGCGGCCACGTCCGGCCGTGCCCCGCGACGGGTCAGGAAGCGCTGCAGGCTGGCTCCGTAGCGGCGAAACAGGTCTTCCAACGCGGGCGGCGGGTCCAATGCTCGGCATGGCCGGCTGCCATGCTCGCCACCCCTATATTATGAATGAGAACCATTCACAACAAAGCTACATCATCACCAGGCCGCCATCGACGACGAGGGACTGGCCGTTCACATAGTCGGAACCGGACGAGGCAAGGAAGCAGGCCATCCCCACCAGATCCTGCGGCGTGGCTGTCCGGCCGAGCGCGATGCGGGCGGCCGCCGTCTCGAAGGCCTCGTTGTCGCGGCTGGTGAGGCCGGTCTCGCGGTGCCCTTGCTCGATGTCCGTCCACATGTCGGTGGCGATGATTCCGGGGCAGATGGCGTTGACGGTTATGCCATGCCGGCCGAGCGCGCCGGCGCCGGACTGGGTCAGCGACACGACCGCGAACTTGCTGGCGCTGTAGTGGGCAAGGTTGGGCGATCCGCGCCGGCCGGCGATGGACGCGGTGTTGACGATCTTGCCGCCGCCGCCCTGGGCGATCATCTGGCGGGCTGCCTCCTGCATGCCGATCAGGCAGCCGAGCGCGTTGACGTCGGTCACCTGGCGCCAGTCCTCCTCGGTGATCGACAGGAAGGGACGGGCCTGGGCGATGCCGGCGTTGTTGAAGATGACGTCGAGCCGGCCGAACGCCGAGACGGCGGCGGCCACCATCGCCCGGACCTGGTCGCGCTGGACGACGTCGACGGCGAACGGGACGGCGCGACCGCCATCGGCATTGATGCCGTCGGCCACCGCCCTGGCGCCGGCTTCATCGCGGTCGGCCGCGAGCAGATGCGCGCCTTCCGCGGCCAGGCCGCGGGCAAGTGCAGCGCCGATGCCGCGACCGGCGCCGGTCACGATGATGCTACGGCCGGCGAGGGTGGCTGGCATGGCTTAATGGCTTTCCGGAAGAACTGGCGGGCCCCACTCGAAAGCCGGGCCCGCCCGCATGCTGCTACTTCGTGGCGACGCACTTCTGGTGCTGCGAGCCCAGGCCCTCGATCGCCACGTCCATGGTGTCGCCCTCGCGCAGGAAGACGGGCTTGGGCTTGATGCCCGAGCCGACGCCCGGCGGCGTCCCGGTGGAAATGAGGTCGCCCGGCATCAGCGTCATGAACTCCGACAGGTGGCTGACGAGTGTCGCCACGTCGAAGATCATCGTGCTGGTCGAGCCGTTCTGCATCCGCTTCCCATTGACGTCGAGCGTCATCTTCAGGTTCTGCGGATCGGGGATCTCGTCGCGCGTCACGAACCACGGGCCCACGGGCGCGAAGCCCGGGCTGCTCTTGCCCTTGCTCCACTGGCCGGCCGACCGCTTGATCTGGTAGTGGCGCTCGGACACGTCGTTGCAGATCGTGTAGCCGGCGACATACTTCAGCGCGTCTTCCTTCTTCACGTAGCGCGCCGTGCGGCCGATGATGACCGCCAGCTCGCACTCCCAGTCGGTGTGCTCGGAGCCGCGCGGGATCGGCACATTGTCGTTGGGGCCGGTCAGCGCGCAGGAATGCTTGAAGAAGATGATCGGCTCGGCCGGGATCGGCTGGCCGGCCTCGGCCGCATGGTCGGCGAAGTTCAGGCCGATGCAGATCAGGTTCGGGATGGTCGCCAGCGGCACGCCGAGGCGGGGCTTGCCCGACACCAGCGGCAGGGTCGACATCTTGGCCTTCACTTCCTTGGCCAGCGCCGACAGCGAGCTTGGCCCCAGCAGGTCGGGCGTGATGTCGTCGACGATCGACGAGATGTCGCGGATGCGGCCGTCGGTATCGACGACGCCCGGCTTTTCCTTGCCCTTCGGGCCGTAGCGCAGAAGCTTCATGGCGTTCCTCTTTCCCCTCAAAAAGATGGTCGGTCCGGCTACAGCACCATGCCGCCGTCGGAGATCACGGCCGTGCCGGTGGTGAAGCTGGATTCGTCGGATGCAAGATAGATGGCGAGGTGGGCGATCTCCTCGGCCCGGCCGAGGCGGCCCATCGGCTGGCGCGCGATGAAGTCCTTGCGCGCCTGCACCGGGTCGGCGAAGGCGTTGATGCGGTCGCCCAGCGAGGGCGTGTCGACCGTGCCGGGGCAGATCGCGTTGCAGCGCACGCCCTGGCGCATGTAGTCGGCCGCGACCGACTTGGTGAGGCCGATGACGGCGGCCTTGCTGGCACCGTACGCACAGCGCAGCGGGACGCCCTTCACCGACGACGCGACCGAGGCGATATTGATGATCGACCCGCCGCCGCCCGCCAGCATGCCCGGCAGGAAGGCCTTGATCACCGTGAACATGGCCCGCACGTTGAGCCCGAAGGAGCGGTCCCAGTCGGCCTCGCTGGTCTCCAGGATGGAGCCTGCGGCGACCCATCCGGCACAGTTGAAGAGGATGTCGACCGAGCCGATCGCAGCCGCCGCCTGGGCGACGGCGGCGGGGTCGGTCACGTCGAGGCGGGACAGATGGAGGTTGGCCGTGCCGGCCAGTTCGCCCAGCACCTTGTCGTTGATGTCGGTCGCGTGGACCGTGGCGCCCTCTGCCGCGAACGCGAGCGCCGTCGCGCGGCCGATGCCGTTCGCGGCGGCGGTGACGAAAGCCGTCTTGCCGGCGAGCCTGCCCGCCATATCGTATTCCCCCCGATGGTTGAAACTGCTTTGCCCGCGACCCTAGCGACCCGACTCGCGCGAGTCCACGCGCGAGCGCGACCTGCCGGCTGGGTCCCGGCGAGGGACCGATGATGCACCTCGAGTTGCGGCACTACCGGGCGTTCGCCGTGCTCGCCGAGGCCCTGCATTTCGGTCGCGCGGCCGAGCGGCTGAACATGGCCCAGCCGCAACTGAGTCGCCTGGTCGGGTTCATCGAGCGAGAGGTGGGCGTGGTCCTGCTGTTTCGCACGACCCGCGCGATTTCGCTGACACCGGCCGGCGAAGTGTTCTTCGAGCAGGCGACCCGACTGCTCCGTCAGGCCGACGCGGTGGTCCAGGTCACCCGGAGGGCCGCGGCTGGCATGGTCGGGTCTATCACCATCGGCTACATGGATTTCGCGATCAGCGGGCCGCTGCCGGCGATCCTGCGCGGCTTCCGCGAGGCCTGGCCGCAGGTCGACATCGCCCTGGAGCACCTGTGGACCGAGCGCCAGCACGTGGCCCTGCTGGATCGCCGCATCGATCTCGGCTTCCTGATCGGGCCGTTCGAGCATCCCGACGTCGCCGTGGTCCCGGTCGCCTCCGACCGGCTGGTCGTCGTCGGCCCTGAAGGTCATCCGCTCGCAGCGGCGGCGGAGATCGACCTCCGCACCCTGGCGGACGCCCCCTTCATTTTCGGCGCGCCCGACAAGTGGCGGCCGTTCCGGAACCGGATCGACCGCATCTGCCTCGACCATGGCTTCCTGCCGCGGGTCGTGCAGGAGCCGTTCAACAGCGACGGCATCTTCGGCCTCGTCTCGGCAGGGCTCGGCATCACCATCTATCCCGAGCGGCCGTTGCGGATCTATCCGCGCGGCCTGGTCGTCCGCCCGATCGCCGGGGTCGACGCGCGGATCGTCACCCTGGCCGCGTGGAACCGGCGGAATGCCTCGCGGATCCTCGAGAACTTCATCGCGGTCGCCCGCAGCTTCGCGGTGGCCGAGGACGGTCATGGCGCCAAAGGCATCGATATATGAGAAATCGGTGCTGGGATTGCCGGACGCGGCGGCGAACCATCCGCCTATCGATCACATCGACGGATGGGGGCGGCAATGGCGACGGCAGGGGATTTCGAGCTGTTCGGCGTGGGTGGCTACGGCTACCGCAAGATCGGGTTCGGCCGGAAAATCGGCATTGTCTCGGTCGACTTCATGAACGGGGTGACCAATCCCGACGAGCGCATGGGCAAGAGCCCGATGGCGCAGGACGCGGTGGAGAAGACCGCGATCCTGCTCGACGCGGCCCGGGCGCGGGGCATGCCGATCGTCCACTGCAACACCGCCTTCCAGCCCGATCTCAGTGACATGCCGCCCTGGAAGATCGAGTGCATGAAGGAGTGGATCATCGGCCAGCCGATCGTCGAGATCGACCGCCGGCTCTGGCGCGACGGCGACGTGCTGGTGTGCAAGAAGACGCCATCCATCTTCTTCGGCACGCACTGTGCCTCGGTCCTGAACATGCACGGCGTCGACACCGTCATCGTCACCGGCGCCAACACCAGCGGCTGCATCCGCGCCACCGCGATCGACAGCTTCGCGCTCGGCTACCGCACCATCGTGCCGCGCGAATGCGTGTTCGACCAGGGGTCCGTCGCCCATGAGCAGAACCTGAAGGACATCGACATCCGCTATGTCGATGTCGAGCCGTTCGACTTCGTCCTGGAGCGGGTGCGCGGCGCCAACCACGAAGGGTAGCCGCCGCGCGGACCCGTCAAAGTAACTGGCGGGCCGCCAGCGAGCGCATCAGGGCCGAGGCGCCGAAGGTCCAGGGGGCCACCTTGTCGGCCTTCTCGACCCGGTTCGTCAGGCAGCCGAGCTTGCCGCTGGAGATGGTCACGATGTCGCCCGGGTGATGGGTGAAGCCCTTGCCCGGGCCGCCGCGGTCCTTGGTCGGGGCGAACATGGTGCCGGTATAGAGCACGAAGCCATCCGGGTACTGGTGGTGCGGGCCGATCGTATGCTCGACCAGCTCCGTCGGGTCGCGGCTGATCAGGCGCATCGAGCTGCGGCCGTCCAGTTCGAACCCGTCATCGCCTTCAACCCGCAGCGACACCTCGGCCGCGCGCACGTCGTCCAGCGAAAAGGTCTCGTCGAACAGGCGGATGAAGGGGCCGACGGCGGCCGACGCATTGTTGTCCTTGGCCTTGCCAAGAAGCAGGGCGCTGCGCCCCTCGACGTCGCGCAGGTTCACGTCGTTGCCGAGCGTGGCGCCGACGATGGTGCCGGACGGGTCGACGACGACGACGATCTCGGGCTCCGGGTTGTTCCATTCCGACACCGAATGGATGCCGACCTCGACGCCGGTGCCGACGGCCGCCATCGGCGGGCATTTGCTGAAGACCTCGGCATCCGGGCCGATACCGACCTCCAGGTAGGGCGACCACAGGCCGCGCTCGATCAGCGCCTCCTTCAGCCGCATGGCGGGCTCGGAGCCGGGCTTCACCTTGGACAGGTCGCCGCCGATCTCGGCCTGCAAGGTGCGGCGGATGTCGTCGGCCGCGGCCGCGTCGCCGCGGGCCGAGGATTCGATCACGCGCTCAAGCATGCTCGAAGCGAAGGTGACGCCGCAGGCCTTCACCGCCTGCAGGTCGCAGGGGGCCAGCAGCCACGGCCGCTTGGCATCCCGGCCATCCATGGCGGTGTTGGCGATGATCTCTGCGACGCCGGCCACGCGCGGGCCGGCGGCGGCGGACAGGACGGCCCGCAGGTTCGGCATGGCGATCAGCGTCGCCATGGTCGGCGAGATGCGCGACAGGTCGATCACGTCGTCGCCGCGCAGCAGGACGGGCACCGGCCCGGCATCGGGCAGCCAGGCACGGCCCAGCAGGGTCCCGCGGGTGCCGTCGTCCGGCAGGGTGGTGGCGGCGTCGAGCGTGATCTTCATGGCGGCGCGTTCCCCAGGGGTCTGTTTTCTGCGTTGGTGCGAGAGTGCATCACCGCAGGGCGCCGGCCGTCAATCGGCGCCTATCGCTCGCGCGGGTTTTCCGACACAATTCCGCCACTCGCGAGCCCCTGCCGGGAGAGACCGAAGCCATGTCCCCGCCGATCACCATCCGCCTGAACCCCGCCGACAATGTCGTCGTCGCCCGTACCGACCTGCTGCCGGGCACGACCCTGCCCGGCGAGGACATCACCACCAAAGGGCACATCCCGCCCGGCCACAAGGTGGCGACCGCCGACATCGCCGAAGGCGAGATGGTGCGCAAGTACGCACAGATCATCGGCTTCGCCTCGCGGCCGATCGCCCGCGGCGAGCATGTCCACACCCACAACCTGGCGATGGGTGACTTCGCGCGCGACTATGCCTTCTGCCGCGACGCGACGCCGACCGCCTTCGTGCCAGAGCCCGCCACCTTCCAGGGCATCGTGCGGCCGGACGGCCGGGTGGCGACGCGCAACTACATCGGCATCCTGACCTCGGTGAACTGCTCGGCCCATGTCGCCAACATGGTGGCCGACAAGTTCCGCCACGGCGCGCTGGCCGAGTATCCCAATGTCGACGGCGTCGTCGCGCTGACGCACGGCACCGGCTGCGGTATGGCCAGCGAAGGCGAGGCGATGGACGTGCTGCGCCGGACCATCGCCGGCTATTCCCGCCACCCCAACTTCTGGGGCGTGCTGGTGATCGGCCTCGGCTGCGAGTCGAACCAGATCGGCGGCCTGATGAAGGCCGAGGGGCTGTCGACCTCCGGCCAGTTCCACACCATGACGATCCAGGACACCGGCGGCACCCGCAAGACCGTGGCCGAGGCCGTCGCCCGCATCCAGGAGATGCTGCCCGAGGCCAACAAGGTCGCCCGCCAGACGGTGCCGGCCAAGCACCTGACGCTGGCGCTGCAATGCGGCGGGTCGGACGGCTATTCCGGCATCACCGCCAACCCGGCCCTGGGGGCGGCGGTCGACCTGCTGGTGCGCCATGGCGGTGCGGCCGTGCTGAGCGAGACGCCCGAGATCTATGGCGCCGAGCACCTGCTGACCCGGCGCGCCGTGGCACCCGAGATCGGCGAGAAGCTCGTCGGCCGCATCAAGTGGTGGGAGGAGTACACCGCCCGCACCGGCAACGAGATGAACAACAACCCATCCCCTGGCAACAAGGCGGGCGGGCTTACCACCATCCTCGAGAAGTCGCTGGGCGCGGTTGCCAAGGGCGGGTCCACCAACCTGGTCGACGTCTACAAGTATGCCGAGCCGATCACCGCGCGCGGCTTCGTCTTCATGGACACGCCCGGCTACGACCCGGTGTCGGCGACCGGGCAGGTGGCGGGCGGCGCCAACATCGTCTGCTTCACCACGGGCCGCGGCTCGGTCTTCGGCTGCAAGCCGGCGCCGTCCCTGAAGCTCGCGACCAACACGCCGCTGTGGAACCGCATGATGGACGACATGGACATCAATTGCGGCGGCATCGTCGACGGCTCGGCCACCGTGCAGGAAGTGGGCGAGGCGATCTTCCGCCTGATCCTGGCGACGGCATCCGGCCAGCAGACCAAGAGCGAGGAGATGGGCTTCGGCGAAGAAGAATTCACGCCGTGGCAGATCGGGGCGGTGATGTGATGGAGCTGCCGAGCGGGCTTGCGGTCTTCGACCTGACGGGGCGGGTGGCGCTGGTCACCGGCGCGTCGCGCGGCATCGGCTGGGAAATGGCCCGCGCGCTGGCGGCATCCGGCGCCACGGTGGCGCTGGTCGGCCGCGAGCGGGCGACGCTGGAGGCGCGCGTGGCGGAACTGGAGGCGGCCGGCTGCAAAGCCGCCGCCATCCCGGCCGACCTCTCCGACGCCAAGGCGGGCGAGGCGGTGGTGGCCGCCTGCGAGGCGCGCTTCGGCCGGGTCGACATCCTGGTGAACAATGCCGGCGTCAATCACCGCCGGTCGTTGCAGGAATTCGAGCTGGCCGATTTCGAGCGCGTGCTGGCGACCAACCTGACGTCCTGCTTCGTCCTGGCCAAGGCAGCCGCCCGCGGCATGGTCGAGCGCGGCTTCGGCCGCATCATCTCGACCTCCTCGATCATGGCGTCAACCGCCCGGCCGACGATCATCGCCTACATCGCGGCCAAGGGCGGGCTGACGTCGATGACGCGCGCGCTCGCAACCGAGCTGGGGCCGAGCGGCATCACCGTGAACGCCATAGCACCCGGCTTCATCGCCACCGAGATGACAGCACCCTTGCAGCAGACCCCGGCCTTCGATGCCATGATCGGCAGCCGGACGCCGGCCGGCCGCTGGGGCCAGACCGACGACCTGTCCGGCTGCGCGGTGTTCCTGGCGTCGAACGCGGCGGCCTACCTGACCGGGCAGACCATCATCATCGACGGCGGCCTGACCATCGCGATCTGAATCGGCCGCGATCTGAATCGATGCGGGGGGCGGCTTGCACCGCCCCCCGCAACTCACCTTCGACCTTGGACCTAGGCCGTGGCGCGGAAGGGTCGCACCGTGCCGCGCTTGCCGCCGATCCATGCCGCGAAGGCACCGAGCAGCAGGGAGAAGGCGGCCAGCAGCGCCGACCGGGAGACCACCTTGGCCGCCGCGTCCGCTGCCTCGCGGGCACGCTGTTCGACCTGGGCGACGGTTTCCCGATAGCGGCGCTCGAGATCGGCGATCTGCGTACGTGCCTCTTCGATCGTCGTCGCCTGTCCGGCCGCGACCTGTGCCCGCATCCAGGCGTCGGCGGCCCGCTCGCGCGCCTCGGCCACCTGTGCCTGGTCGCCGCTGACGACGGCCCGCAGCGAAGACACCGCCGCATCGCGCAGCGCCGCCGGGTCCTGCCCGCCGGCCGACGCCCGCAGCCG encodes:
- a CDS encoding RNA polymerase sigma factor; this encodes MDPPPALEDLFRRYGASLQRFLTRRGARPDVAADLTQDAFLRLIQAGPAEGIQSREAYLFRIATNLAIDRHRREVDGASSALPLDDQPEPPDLAPSADAALLSREALAVLQRAVDDLPPRGREVFVLHKFEGLSYDEIAGRLGIAKNTVMVHMARSLAHCKRRLDAYRRDHE
- a CDS encoding SDR family NAD(P)-dependent oxidoreductase, giving the protein MPATLAGRSIIVTGAGRGIGAALARGLAAEGAHLLAADRDEAGARAVADGINADGGRAVPFAVDVVQRDQVRAMVAAAVSAFGRLDVIFNNAGIAQARPFLSITEEDWRQVTDVNALGCLIGMQEAARQMIAQGGGGKIVNTASIAGRRGSPNLAHYSASKFAVVSLTQSGAGALGRHGITVNAICPGIIATDMWTDIEQGHRETGLTSRDNEAFETAAARIALGRTATPQDLVGMACFLASSGSDYVNGQSLVVDGGLVMM
- a CDS encoding fumarylacetoacetate hydrolase family protein, with the protein product MKLLRYGPKGKEKPGVVDTDGRIRDISSIVDDITPDLLGPSSLSALAKEVKAKMSTLPLVSGKPRLGVPLATIPNLICIGLNFADHAAEAGQPIPAEPIIFFKHSCALTGPNDNVPIPRGSEHTDWECELAVIIGRTARYVKKEDALKYVAGYTICNDVSERHYQIKRSAGQWSKGKSSPGFAPVGPWFVTRDEIPDPQNLKMTLDVNGKRMQNGSTSTMIFDVATLVSHLSEFMTLMPGDLISTGTPPGVGSGIKPKPVFLREGDTMDVAIEGLGSQHQKCVATK
- a CDS encoding SDR family oxidoreductase, translated to MAGRLAGKTAFVTAAANGIGRATALAFAAEGATVHATDINDKVLGELAGTANLHLSRLDVTDPAAVAQAAAAIGSVDILFNCAGWVAAGSILETSEADWDRSFGLNVRAMFTVIKAFLPGMLAGGGGSIINIASVASSVKGVPLRCAYGASKAAVIGLTKSVAADYMRQGVRCNAICPGTVDTPSLGDRINAFADPVQARKDFIARQPMGRLGRAEEIAHLAIYLASDESSFTTGTAVISDGGMVL
- a CDS encoding LysR family transcriptional regulator, with translation MMHLELRHYRAFAVLAEALHFGRAAERLNMAQPQLSRLVGFIEREVGVVLLFRTTRAISLTPAGEVFFEQATRLLRQADAVVQVTRRAAAGMVGSITIGYMDFAISGPLPAILRGFREAWPQVDIALEHLWTERQHVALLDRRIDLGFLIGPFEHPDVAVVPVASDRLVVVGPEGHPLAAAAEIDLRTLADAPFIFGAPDKWRPFRNRIDRICLDHGFLPRVVQEPFNSDGIFGLVSAGLGITIYPERPLRIYPRGLVVRPIAGVDARIVTLAAWNRRNASRILENFIAVARSFAVAEDGHGAKGIDI
- a CDS encoding isochorismatase family protein yields the protein MATAGDFELFGVGGYGYRKIGFGRKIGIVSVDFMNGVTNPDERMGKSPMAQDAVEKTAILLDAARARGMPIVHCNTAFQPDLSDMPPWKIECMKEWIIGQPIVEIDRRLWRDGDVLVCKKTPSIFFGTHCASVLNMHGVDTVIVTGANTSGCIRATAIDSFALGYRTIVPRECVFDQGSVAHEQNLKDIDIRYVDVEPFDFVLERVRGANHEG
- a CDS encoding fumarylacetoacetate hydrolase family protein; translated protein: MKITLDAATTLPDDGTRGTLLGRAWLPDAGPVPVLLRGDDVIDLSRISPTMATLIAMPNLRAVLSAAAGPRVAGVAEIIANTAMDGRDAKRPWLLAPCDLQAVKACGVTFASSMLERVIESSARGDAAAADDIRRTLQAEIGGDLSKVKPGSEPAMRLKEALIERGLWSPYLEVGIGPDAEVFSKCPPMAAVGTGVEVGIHSVSEWNNPEPEIVVVVDPSGTIVGATLGNDVNLRDVEGRSALLLGKAKDNNASAAVGPFIRLFDETFSLDDVRAAEVSLRVEGDDGFELDGRSSMRLISRDPTELVEHTIGPHHQYPDGFVLYTGTMFAPTKDRGGPGKGFTHHPGDIVTISSGKLGCLTNRVEKADKVAPWTFGASALMRSLAARQLL
- a CDS encoding UxaA family hydrolase, producing the protein MSPPITIRLNPADNVVVARTDLLPGTTLPGEDITTKGHIPPGHKVATADIAEGEMVRKYAQIIGFASRPIARGEHVHTHNLAMGDFARDYAFCRDATPTAFVPEPATFQGIVRPDGRVATRNYIGILTSVNCSAHVANMVADKFRHGALAEYPNVDGVVALTHGTGCGMASEGEAMDVLRRTIAGYSRHPNFWGVLVIGLGCESNQIGGLMKAEGLSTSGQFHTMTIQDTGGTRKTVAEAVARIQEMLPEANKVARQTVPAKHLTLALQCGGSDGYSGITANPALGAAVDLLVRHGGAAVLSETPEIYGAEHLLTRRAVAPEIGEKLVGRIKWWEEYTARTGNEMNNNPSPGNKAGGLTTILEKSLGAVAKGGSTNLVDVYKYAEPITARGFVFMDTPGYDPVSATGQVAGGANIVCFTTGRGSVFGCKPAPSLKLATNTPLWNRMMDDMDINCGGIVDGSATVQEVGEAIFRLILATASGQQTKSEEMGFGEEEFTPWQIGAVM
- a CDS encoding SDR family NAD(P)-dependent oxidoreductase; translation: MELPSGLAVFDLTGRVALVTGASRGIGWEMARALAASGATVALVGRERATLEARVAELEAAGCKAAAIPADLSDAKAGEAVVAACEARFGRVDILVNNAGVNHRRSLQEFELADFERVLATNLTSCFVLAKAAARGMVERGFGRIISTSSIMASTARPTIIAYIAAKGGLTSMTRALATELGPSGITVNAIAPGFIATEMTAPLQQTPAFDAMIGSRTPAGRWGQTDDLSGCAVFLASNAAAYLTGQTIIIDGGLTIAI